Proteins co-encoded in one Erinaceus europaeus chromosome X, mEriEur2.1, whole genome shotgun sequence genomic window:
- the CHST7 gene encoding carbohydrate sulfotransferase 7, which yields MKSRRRRRREYCKVALLLVLYTLVLLLAPSVLDGGRDSTRGAGHCPGLQRSLGMWSLEAAAAGEREPAAEGGAGHAPGAPRNSSAAIGEAGPRAKQHVYVHATWRTGSSFLGELFNQHPDVFYLYEPMWHLWQALYPGDAESLQGALRDMLRSLFRCDFSVLQLYAPPGDPAARASDAANLTTAALFRWRTNKVICSPPLCPGAPRARADVGLVEDTACERSCPPVALRALEAECRKYPVVVIKDVRLLDLGVLVPLLRDPGLNLKVVQLFRDPRAVHNSRLKSRQGLLRESIQVLRTRQRGDRFHRVLLAHGVGARPGGPGRALNPAPRADFFLTGALEVICEAWLRDLLFARAAPTWLRRRYLRLRYEDLVGQPRAQLRRLLRFAGLRTLPALDAFALNMTRGAAYGADRPFHLSARDAREAVHAWRERLSQEQVRQVEAACGPAMHLLAYPRSGEEGGFELPRDQDTPLETEAEGAT from the coding sequence ATGAAgagccggcggcggcggcggcgtgaGTACTGCAAGGTAGCGCTGCTGTTGGTGCTGTACACGCTAGTGCTGCTGCTCGCCCCTTCCGTGCTGGACGGCGGTCGAGACTCAACCCGGGGCGCCGGGCATTGCCCGGGCCTGCAACGCAGCCTGGGGATGTGGAGCCTCGAGGCGGCCGCGGCGGGCGAGCGCGAGCCGGCTGCCGAGGGGGGCGCGGGCCATGCCCCGGGGGCCCCGCGCAACTCCAGTGCCGCCATCGGGGAAGCGGGGCCCCGCGCCAAACAGCACGTCTACGTGCATGCCACCTGGCGCACCGGCTCGTCCTTCCTGGGCGAGCTCTTCAACCAGCACCCAGACGTCTTTTACCTGTACGAGCCCATGTGGCACCTGTGGCAGGCGCTGTACCCCGGCGACGCTGAGAGCCTCCAGGGCGCCCTGCGGGACATGCTACGCTCCCTCTTTCGCTGCGACTTCTCGGTGCTGCAGCTGTACGCGCCTCCGGGGGATCCCGCCGCGCGCGCCTCGGACGCCGCCAACCTCACCACCGCCGCGCTCTTCCGCTGGCGGACCAACAAGGTCATCTGCTCGCCCCCTCTGTGTCCCGGCGCGCCCCGCGCCCGAGCCGACGTCGGCCTGGTGGAGGACACCGCCTGCGAGCGCAGTTGCCCGCCCGTGGCCCTGCGCGCGCTGGAGGCCGAGTGCCGGAAGTACCCGGTGGTGGTCATCAAGGACGTGCGCCTGTTGGACCTGGGCGTGCTGGTGCCCCTGCTGCGTGACCCGGGCCTCAACCTGAAGGTGGTGCAGCTCTTCCGCGACCCGCGGGCGGTGCACAACTCGCGCCTCAAGTCCAGGCAGGGGCTGCTTCGCGAGAGCATCCAGGTTCTGCGCACCCGCCAGCGGGGCGACCGCTTCCACCGGGTGCTGCTGGCTCACGGCGTAGGAGCCCGGCCGGGGGGACCCGGCCGCGCGCTAAACCCTGCGCCGCGCGCCGACTTCTTCTTGACGGGCGCGCTCGAGGTGATCTGCGAGGCCTGGCTGCGAGACCTGCTGTTCGCCCGCGCCGCGCCCACCTGGCTGAGGCGCCGCTACCTGCGGCTGCGCTACGAGGACCTGGTGGGCCAGCCGCGCGCCCAGCTGCGCCGCCTGCTGCGCTTCGCCGGGCTGCGGACGCTCCCGGCGCTGGATGCCTTTGCGCTCAACATGACGCGAGGCGCGGCCTACGGCGCGGACCGGCCCTTCCACCTGTCTGCGCGCGACGCCCGCGAGGCCGTGCACGCCTGGCGCGAGCGCCTGAGCCAGGAGCAGGTGCGCCAGGTGGAGGCCGCCTGCGGCCCGGCCATGCACCTCCTGGCCTACCCTCGCAGCGGGGAGGAGGGCGGCTTCGAGCTGCCCCGGGACCAGGACACGCCGCTGGAGACCGAGGCTGAAGGTGCCACGTAG